A stretch of the Sulfuritortus calidifontis genome encodes the following:
- a CDS encoding 3-deoxy-D-manno-octulosonic acid transferase, with amino-acid sequence MRRFYTLAWWLALPLAFFYLLWRSRRQPEYRQHWLERLGFIAPAGDRPVIWVHAVSVGETRAAEPLIRALQARHPDHAILLTHMTPTGRATGRALFGDGVTQAYLPYDLPPLARRFLDRARPRLGLIMETEVWPNLFAACRQRGVPLFLVNARLSEKSAQGYARLRPLIQPALAGLAGLAAQTPADAERLRRLANLPTPALPINGEGAHPSPIYVASRERLKPSPASAPSPIHGGGREGLKPDSASDLSPIHGGGWEGLKPKPALDPSPIHGGGREGLKPNPAIDPSPIYGGGWEGEPPILVAGNLKFDVAPPAETAARAAELRRLFGARFVMLAASTREGEEALLLDALLPLDLPELLLLIVPRHPQRFAEVARMIGARGLNCPRRSQGQAVANTDRIYLGDSMGEMAAYCAASDLVIMGGSLLPFGGQNLIEAAAAGKPVLIGPHTWNFEQASRDAIAAGAARRVQDAKELAEAVRGLYEDGLLREEMGAASIDFAQSHRGATERILQLVEPHLKG; translated from the coding sequence ATGCGCCGCTTTTACACCCTCGCCTGGTGGCTCGCCCTGCCGCTCGCCTTTTTCTATCTGCTCTGGCGTAGCCGGCGCCAGCCGGAATATCGGCAACATTGGCTGGAACGCCTGGGCTTTATCGCCCCCGCGGGAGACAGGCCGGTGATCTGGGTCCACGCCGTCTCGGTCGGCGAGACCCGGGCGGCCGAGCCGCTGATCCGCGCCCTGCAGGCCCGGCACCCCGACCACGCCATCCTGCTCACCCACATGACGCCGACCGGACGCGCGACCGGGCGGGCGCTGTTCGGCGACGGCGTGACCCAGGCCTATCTGCCCTACGACCTGCCCCCACTCGCCCGCCGCTTCCTCGACCGGGCCCGCCCCCGCTTGGGCCTGATCATGGAAACCGAGGTCTGGCCCAACCTGTTCGCGGCCTGCCGCCAACGCGGCGTTCCACTCTTTCTCGTCAACGCTCGGCTGTCGGAGAAATCGGCCCAGGGCTATGCCCGGCTGCGTCCGCTAATACAGCCGGCGCTGGCGGGGCTGGCCGGTCTGGCCGCGCAGACGCCGGCCGATGCCGAGCGACTGCGGCGCCTGGCAAACCTCCCCACCCCAGCCCTCCCCATAAATGGGGAGGGAGCCCACCCCTCCCCCATTTATGTGGCAAGTCGGGAGCGGCTCAAGCCCAGCCCAGCCTCAGCCCCCTCCCCCATTCATGGAGGAGGCCGGGAGGGGCTCAAACCAGACTCGGCCTCAGACCTCTCCCCCATTCATGGGGGAGGTTGGGAGGGGCTCAAACCCAAACCAGCCCTAGACCCCTCCCCCATTCATGGGGGAGGCCGGGAGGGGCTCAAACCCAACCCAGCCATAGACCCCTCCCCCATTTATGGGGGAGGTTGGGAGGGGGAGCCCCCCATCCTCGTCGCCGGCAATCTGAAATTCGACGTCGCCCCACCCGCCGAGACGGCGGCGCGCGCGGCCGAGCTGCGCCGGCTGTTCGGCGCGCGCTTCGTGATGCTGGCCGCCAGCACGCGCGAGGGCGAGGAGGCGCTGCTGTTGGATGCCCTGCTGCCGCTCGATCTACCCGAACTGCTCCTGCTCATCGTGCCGCGCCATCCCCAGCGCTTCGCGGAAGTCGCCCGCATGATCGGTGCACGCGGCCTCAACTGCCCGCGCCGCAGCCAGGGCCAGGCCGTGGCCAACACAGACCGGATCTATCTCGGCGACAGCATGGGGGAGATGGCGGCCTATTGCGCGGCGAGCGATCTGGTCATCATGGGCGGCAGCCTGCTGCCCTTCGGCGGCCAGAATCTGATCGAGGCCGCCGCCGCCGGCAAGCCGGTTCTGATCGGGCCCCATACCTGGAATTTCGAACAGGCAAGCCGGGATGCGATAGCGGCTGGCGCCGCCCGCCGCGTGCAGGATGCCAAGGAACTGGCCGAGGCCGTGCGCGGGCTCTACGAAGACGGGCTACTGCGGGAAGAGATGGGCGCAGCGAGCATCGACTTTGCCCAGAGCCATCGGGGCGCGACCGAGCGCATCCTGCAGCTGGTCGAGCCGCACCTGAAGGGCTAG
- a CDS encoding rhodanese-like domain-containing protein → MKQLRPAELKAWLDDPQREKPLLLDVREPWEYGVCHIEGAQLMPMASVPARLGELDPAREIVVICHHGVRSYHVARFLEHSGFGKVINLTGGVDAWAKEADPTMPTY, encoded by the coding sequence ATGAAACAGCTGCGGCCGGCCGAGCTGAAGGCCTGGCTCGACGATCCGCAACGGGAAAAGCCGCTGCTGCTGGATGTGCGGGAACCCTGGGAATACGGGGTGTGTCACATCGAGGGCGCGCAGCTGATGCCCATGGCCAGTGTGCCCGCCCGCCTGGGGGAGCTGGACCCGGCGCGTGAGATCGTGGTGATCTGCCATCACGGCGTGCGCAGCTACCACGTGGCGCGTTTCCTGGAACACAGCGGTTTTGGCAAGGTGATCAATCTGACCGGCGGGGTGGATGCCTGGGCCAAGGAGGCCGATCCCACCATGCCGACCTACTGA
- a CDS encoding TolC family outer membrane protein produces the protein MLRVWMFCGLSLIGMTAQAANLGEIYRMARQNDPVFAAAQQAYQAGLEKLPQGRAGLLPSIGLSANTRQNEIDSSLSGNRSYDSQSYSLSLTQPLFRLQNFEAYEQGKLQALLAEQQLKAAEQQLVLRAAQAYFDVLQAEDVLAAAQSEKQAYAEQLAQARRSFEVGTATIVDAHNAQASYDLAFSRELKAQNDLDVKRRTLEKLLNAPAPRLARLGDKAQVERPEPDDMEAWVKQAEANGLSVIQAQTALEIARREVDRQRGGHYPTLDLAASYTDSRNGAVGSTTGVDSKTTVVGLELSLPIFQGGATSSRVREAVANQEKARYDLDNARRQAALDARQAYLGVVSGRSQIAALEQALISTQAQLSSSKLGLEVGVRTRVDVLNAEQQLSSTRQQLAAARYQTLLAGLQLKAAAGSLAEADVQVIDGLLKN, from the coding sequence ATGCTGCGTGTCTGGATGTTCTGTGGCTTGAGCCTGATCGGCATGACTGCACAGGCCGCCAATCTGGGTGAGATCTATCGCATGGCGCGGCAGAACGACCCGGTCTTTGCCGCGGCCCAGCAGGCCTACCAGGCCGGTCTGGAGAAGCTGCCGCAGGGCCGGGCCGGCCTGCTGCCCAGCATCGGCCTGTCGGCCAACACCCGGCAGAACGAGATCGACTCCAGTCTGAGCGGCAACCGCAGTTACGATAGCCAGAGCTACAGCCTGTCGCTGACCCAACCCCTGTTCCGCCTGCAGAACTTCGAGGCCTACGAGCAAGGCAAGCTGCAGGCCCTGCTGGCCGAACAGCAGTTGAAAGCCGCCGAGCAGCAACTGGTGCTGCGCGCGGCCCAGGCCTACTTCGATGTGCTGCAGGCGGAGGACGTCCTGGCCGCGGCGCAGTCGGAGAAGCAGGCCTATGCCGAGCAGCTGGCCCAGGCCAGGCGCAGCTTCGAGGTGGGCACGGCGACCATCGTCGACGCCCACAACGCCCAGGCCAGCTATGACCTGGCCTTCTCCCGCGAGCTGAAGGCGCAGAACGATCTGGACGTGAAGCGGCGGACGCTGGAGAAGCTGCTCAACGCCCCGGCGCCTCGGCTTGCCCGGCTGGGCGACAAGGCGCAGGTGGAGCGGCCCGAGCCGGACGACATGGAGGCCTGGGTGAAGCAGGCCGAGGCCAACGGCTTGTCGGTCATCCAGGCCCAGACCGCGCTGGAGATCGCCCGGCGCGAAGTCGACCGGCAACGCGGCGGCCATTACCCGACCCTGGACCTGGCGGCGAGCTACACCGACAGCCGCAACGGCGCGGTCGGCAGCACGACCGGCGTCGACAGCAAGACCACGGTGGTCGGTCTGGAGCTCTCCCTGCCCATCTTCCAGGGCGGCGCCACCAGTTCCCGAGTGCGCGAGGCGGTGGCCAATCAGGAGAAGGCGCGCTACGACCTGGACAATGCCCGCCGGCAGGCGGCGCTGGATGCGCGTCAGGCCTATCTGGGCGTGGTCTCCGGTCGCTCCCAGATCGCGGCGCTGGAGCAGGCGCTCATCTCCACCCAGGCGCAGCTGAGTTCGAGCAAGCTCGGTCTGGAAGTGGGCGTGCGCACCCGGGTCGATGTGCTCAACGCCGAACAACAGCTGTCCAGCACCCGCCAGCAACTGGCCGCGGCGCGCTACCAGACCCTGCTTGCCGGCTTGCAACTCAAGGCCGCCGCCGGCAGCCTGGCCGAGGCGGATGTGCAGGTCATCGACGGTCTGCTGAAGAACTAG
- a CDS encoding protein-L-isoaspartate O-methyltransferase family protein produces MELEHARHNMIEQQIRPWEVLDQHILDLLTRVKREDFVPEAYRTLAFADIEIPLGQGEAMWPPKLEARALQSLDIQPSDRVLEVGTGSGYLTALLASLAGEVLSIEIEPELKAAAEQKLAAHGFANIRLELGDGARGWERGAPYDVIVLTGSTPVLPDALLRQLKVGGRLFAVVGEAPVMQARLITRTGESAWRTDVLFETQVKALRNAAQPERFVF; encoded by the coding sequence ATGGAACTCGAACACGCACGCCACAACATGATCGAACAGCAGATTCGTCCGTGGGAGGTGCTGGATCAGCACATCCTCGACCTGCTGACTCGCGTGAAACGCGAGGACTTCGTGCCGGAGGCCTATCGCACCCTGGCCTTCGCCGACATCGAGATTCCGCTCGGCCAGGGCGAGGCCATGTGGCCGCCCAAGCTGGAGGCCCGTGCCCTGCAAAGCCTGGATATCCAGCCGAGCGACCGGGTGCTCGAGGTGGGCACCGGCAGCGGCTATCTGACTGCGCTGCTGGCCAGCCTGGCCGGCGAGGTGCTGAGCATCGAGATCGAACCCGAACTGAAGGCGGCGGCCGAGCAGAAGCTGGCCGCCCATGGTTTTGCCAACATCCGGCTGGAGTTGGGCGACGGCGCCCGGGGCTGGGAGCGCGGTGCGCCCTATGATGTGATCGTGCTCACCGGCTCGACGCCGGTGCTGCCGGATGCCTTGCTGCGCCAGCTCAAGGTCGGTGGTCGCCTGTTCGCCGTGGTGGGCGAAGCCCCGGTGATGCAGGCGCGGCTGATCACCCGTACGGGTGAGTCGGCCTGGCGCACCGACGTGCTGTTCGAGACCCAGGTCAAGGCCCTGCGCAACGCGGCCCAGCCCGAGCGCTTCGTGTTCTGA
- the rfaH gene encoding transcription/translation regulatory transformer protein RfaH, whose amino-acid sequence MHWYLIHTKPRQEHCALQNLEQQGYECYLPLIAVEKLRQGRLAMVEEPLFPRYLFIRLEEGASGKGWGPIRSTRGVSRLVSFGNEPARLDDRLVEQIRTHEGRRQPQPLFTPGERVRVTQGPFAGLEAIYQMREGENRVMVLIELLSKPVRLGLAPASLRKVG is encoded by the coding sequence ATGCACTGGTACCTCATCCACACCAAGCCCCGGCAGGAACACTGCGCCTTGCAGAACCTGGAGCAGCAGGGCTATGAATGCTATCTGCCGCTGATTGCGGTAGAAAAGCTGCGCCAGGGGCGGCTGGCCATGGTGGAGGAGCCGTTGTTTCCCCGCTATCTGTTCATCCGGCTGGAGGAGGGCGCCTCAGGCAAGGGCTGGGGCCCAATCCGCTCCACCCGGGGGGTGAGCCGGCTGGTCAGCTTCGGCAACGAGCCGGCCCGGCTCGATGATCGGCTGGTCGAGCAGATCCGGACGCACGAGGGCAGGCGGCAGCCGCAACCTCTGTTTACGCCCGGTGAGCGGGTGCGGGTCACCCAGGGGCCGTTTGCCGGTCTGGAGGCCATCTATCAGATGCGCGAAGGCGAGAACCGGGTCATGGTGCTGATCGAACTGCTCAGCAAGCCGGTGCGATTGGGGCTGGCCCCGGCCAGCCTGCGCAAGGTCGGCTGA
- a CDS encoding UDP-glucuronic acid decarboxylase family protein, translating to MRVANRKRVLVTGGAGFLGSHLCERLLKDGCDVLCVDNFYSGTKDNIAHLLDNPRFELMRHDVTFPLYVEVDEIYNLACPASPIHYQWDPVQTTKTSVHGAINMLGLAKRVKAKILQASTSEVYGDPEVHPQREDYWGRVNPIGFRACYDEGKRCAETLFFDYHRQHKLRIKVARLFNTYGPRMHPNDGRVVSNFIVQALRGEPITVYGDGSQTRSFCYVDDLIEALIRLMDSPDDFTGPVNLGNPGEFTIRELAEKVIALTGSRSQLVFHPLPPDDPVRRQPDIGLARKVLGWQPEVSLAEGLEKTIEYFAKGG from the coding sequence ATGCGCGTGGCAAATCGAAAACGAGTATTGGTGACCGGTGGCGCGGGGTTTCTCGGCTCGCACCTGTGCGAGCGGCTGCTCAAGGATGGCTGCGATGTCCTGTGTGTCGATAATTTCTACAGCGGGACCAAGGACAATATCGCGCATCTGCTGGACAATCCGCGATTCGAGTTGATGCGTCACGATGTGACGTTCCCTCTCTATGTTGAGGTGGACGAGATATACAATTTGGCATGCCCGGCATCGCCGATTCATTATCAATGGGATCCGGTGCAAACGACCAAGACGAGTGTGCATGGCGCCATCAACATGCTGGGATTGGCAAAGCGAGTCAAGGCCAAGATTCTGCAAGCGTCGACCAGCGAGGTCTATGGTGACCCGGAAGTTCACCCGCAGCGGGAGGATTACTGGGGGCGCGTGAATCCTATTGGTTTTCGGGCTTGTTATGATGAGGGCAAGCGCTGCGCCGAGACACTGTTCTTTGATTACCATCGCCAACACAAGCTGCGTATCAAGGTCGCACGTTTATTCAATACCTACGGCCCACGCATGCATCCGAACGATGGGCGCGTGGTCTCCAATTTCATCGTCCAGGCACTGAGGGGGGAACCCATCACAGTGTATGGCGATGGTAGTCAGACCCGGTCTTTCTGTTATGTGGATGATCTAATCGAAGCGCTGATTCGGCTGATGGACAGCCCGGACGACTTCACTGGTCCAGTGAACCTAGGTAATCCCGGAGAGTTCACCATTCGCGAATTGGCGGAGAAAGTGATCGCACTTACCGGTTCGCGTTCGCAGCTTGTCTTCCATCCCTTGCCGCCGGATGACCCCGTGCGGCGTCAGCCGGATATTGGCTTGGCCAGAAAGGTGTTGGGGTGGCAGCCAGAAGTCTCTCTTGCAGAGGGGCTGGAGAAGACTATCGAATATTTCGCCAAGGGCGGGTAA
- a CDS encoding NAD-dependent epimerase: protein MKVLITGAAGFIGMHVAKLLLERGDEVVGVDNLNDYYDPRLKLARLEQLKPFPGFKFHRLDISEHMAVEDLFAQERPQRVVNLAAQPGVRYSLKNPHAYIQTNLVGFGNILEGCRHNGVEHLVYASSSSVYGANTHMPFSVHDNVDHPVSLYAASKKANELMAHSYSHLYGLPTTGLRYFTVYGPWGRPDMSPWLFTSAILDGRPIDVFNHGKMQRDFTYIDDIAEGTVRVLDKIAAPNPAFDTNAPDPGSSYAPYRVYNIGNHTPVELMDFIGTIEKSLGVEAKKNFLPMQNGDVVATYADVEDLRREVGFEPKTDLAVGIGRWVDWYKKYPGSFV from the coding sequence ATGAAAGTACTGATTACCGGCGCGGCCGGTTTTATCGGCATGCATGTCGCCAAGCTGCTGCTCGAACGCGGCGACGAGGTGGTCGGCGTCGATAATCTCAACGACTACTACGACCCCCGTCTGAAGCTGGCCCGCCTGGAGCAGCTCAAGCCATTTCCCGGTTTCAAGTTCCACCGCCTCGATATCTCCGAGCACATGGCCGTGGAGGACCTGTTCGCCCAAGAGCGGCCGCAGCGCGTGGTCAATCTCGCCGCCCAGCCGGGCGTGCGTTATTCCCTGAAGAACCCGCATGCCTACATCCAGACCAATCTGGTCGGCTTCGGCAACATCCTGGAAGGCTGCCGGCACAACGGCGTGGAACATCTGGTCTACGCAAGCAGCTCCAGCGTCTACGGCGCCAACACCCACATGCCGTTCTCGGTGCACGACAACGTCGATCACCCGGTAAGCCTCTATGCCGCAAGCAAGAAGGCCAACGAGTTGATGGCGCATTCCTACAGCCACCTCTATGGCCTGCCGACCACCGGCCTGCGCTATTTCACTGTCTACGGTCCCTGGGGCCGGCCCGACATGTCGCCCTGGCTGTTCACCTCGGCCATCCTGGATGGGCGCCCCATCGACGTGTTCAACCATGGCAAGATGCAGCGCGATTTCACCTATATCGACGATATCGCCGAGGGTACGGTGCGAGTGCTGGATAAGATCGCGGCGCCGAACCCCGCCTTCGACACGAATGCTCCGGACCCCGGTTCCAGCTATGCGCCCTATCGCGTCTATAACATCGGCAATCACACGCCGGTCGAACTGATGGACTTCATCGGCACCATCGAGAAGAGCCTGGGTGTCGAGGCCAAGAAGAATTTTCTGCCGATGCAGAACGGCGACGTGGTGGCGACCTATGCTGATGTCGAGGATTTGAGGCGAGAGGTGGGGTTCGAACCTAAGACGGATCTGGCAGTCGGGATTGGACGGTGGGTGGATTGGTACAAGAAGTATCCGGGCAGCTTTGTCTGA
- a CDS encoding cation-translocating P-type ATPase, with protein MKIHQLSAEEALASLHSRREGLTAVEAAARLREYGENQVERMRRPPWYRRLAREFSHLFAIILWLAAALAFLSEWREPGQGMAALGWAILGVIGINGSFSFWQEYRAERVLTSLEALLPREVTVLRDGQRQRLPAPRLVPGDVVLLKEGDDVPADCRVIEAYGLRVNVAAVTGESLPQGRAAEPSVVERAIEAKNVLLAGTAVLAGEAVAVAYATGRHTEFGQIARLSQRAGAARSPLHLEIARLSRMVGLLAVLLGVGFFLVGQAIGQPFWASFVFAIGIIVANVPEGLLPTVTLSLAMAARRMARRRALVRHLPAVETLGGATVILSDKTGTLTQNRMVAQRLYLAGREATPEELANELRGGFDQALAIARHCHSLQWLASEGRFQGDPMEQALVALAERFAPERPGFERLDELPFEAERKRMTTLHATPDGPRLYSKGALEALLPLCSHAQTAAGRVAMTEAEAERWLAAEARLATQGLRVLALAWREALPAEPKSHWETGLTLVALVGLADPPRPDVPEAIATCKAAGIRVFMVTGDHPCTALAVARQIGLIEVEHPLVLTGEALRRLSPTQLQLALDAPEAIFARLSADQKLTLVQALQAKGHIVAVTGDGVNDAPALRAADIGVAMGRSGTDVAREAADLVLLDDHFATIVAAVEEGRAVYQNLRKFMTYILTSNIPEIVPYLAFVLFRIPLPLTVIQILVVDLGTDMLPALALGAEPPHPGLMREPPRKRGERLLTRGLLLRAYLFLGLMEAAAAMSAFFFVLQAGGWQYGRMLAWDDPLYLQATTATLAAIIVMQMVNVFLCRDPRQSAFRLGWLSNRLIYLGLAAELVLILVIAYTPPGQRLFGAAPLGFEVWLYLLPFALAMLVLEEARKWLWRRRSAARG; from the coding sequence ATGAAAATCCACCAGCTCAGCGCCGAAGAAGCCCTGGCCAGCCTGCACAGCCGGCGCGAGGGCCTGACCGCAGTCGAGGCCGCCGCCCGCCTGCGGGAATACGGCGAGAATCAGGTCGAACGGATGCGGCGGCCACCTTGGTACCGGCGGCTGGCCCGCGAGTTCAGCCACCTTTTCGCCATCATCCTCTGGCTGGCCGCGGCCCTGGCCTTCCTCTCGGAATGGCGCGAACCGGGCCAGGGCATGGCGGCCCTGGGCTGGGCCATCCTCGGGGTGATCGGGATCAATGGCAGTTTCTCCTTCTGGCAGGAATACCGGGCGGAGCGGGTGCTCACCTCGCTCGAGGCCCTGCTGCCGCGCGAGGTGACCGTGCTGCGCGACGGCCAGCGCCAACGCCTGCCGGCCCCGCGCCTGGTGCCGGGCGATGTCGTGCTGCTGAAAGAGGGCGATGACGTGCCGGCCGATTGCCGGGTGATCGAGGCCTATGGCCTCAGGGTGAACGTGGCAGCGGTGACCGGCGAGTCGCTGCCCCAGGGCCGCGCGGCAGAGCCCTCGGTGGTCGAACGCGCGATCGAGGCGAAGAACGTGCTCTTGGCCGGCACCGCGGTGCTGGCCGGCGAGGCGGTGGCGGTGGCCTATGCCACCGGCCGCCACACCGAGTTCGGCCAGATCGCTCGGCTGTCGCAGCGGGCCGGGGCGGCGCGGTCCCCGTTGCATCTGGAGATCGCCCGGCTGTCGCGCATGGTCGGCCTGCTCGCCGTGCTGCTCGGGGTCGGTTTCTTCCTCGTCGGCCAGGCCATCGGCCAGCCGTTCTGGGCGAGCTTCGTCTTCGCCATCGGCATCATCGTCGCCAACGTGCCCGAAGGCCTGTTGCCGACGGTGACCCTGTCGCTCGCCATGGCCGCCCGGCGCATGGCCAGGCGCCGGGCCCTGGTGCGCCACCTGCCGGCGGTGGAGACCCTGGGCGGGGCGACGGTGATCCTGTCGGACAAGACCGGCACCCTGACCCAGAACCGCATGGTGGCGCAGCGCCTGTATCTGGCCGGGCGCGAGGCGACGCCGGAGGAACTGGCGAATGAGCTCAGGGGCGGGTTCGATCAGGCGCTGGCCATCGCCCGCCACTGCCACAGCCTGCAATGGCTGGCGAGCGAGGGCCGGTTTCAGGGCGACCCGATGGAACAGGCCCTGGTCGCCCTGGCCGAGCGGTTCGCCCCCGAGCGGCCGGGCTTCGAGCGCCTGGACGAGCTGCCGTTCGAGGCCGAGCGCAAGCGGATGACCACCTTGCACGCGACCCCGGACGGGCCTCGGCTCTACAGCAAGGGGGCGCTGGAGGCCTTGCTGCCCTTATGCAGCCATGCGCAGACAGCGGCCGGCCGGGTGGCCATGACCGAAGCGGAAGCTGAGCGCTGGCTCGCGGCCGAAGCCAGGCTGGCCACGCAGGGCCTGCGGGTGCTGGCCCTGGCCTGGCGCGAGGCCTTGCCGGCGGAGCCCAAATCGCATTGGGAGACGGGGCTGACCCTGGTGGCCCTGGTCGGCCTGGCCGACCCGCCCCGGCCCGACGTGCCCGAGGCCATCGCCACCTGCAAGGCGGCCGGCATCCGCGTGTTCATGGTCACCGGCGATCACCCATGCACCGCTTTGGCGGTGGCGCGCCAGATCGGCCTGATCGAGGTCGAGCATCCGCTGGTGCTGACCGGCGAGGCCCTGCGCCGGCTGTCGCCGACCCAACTGCAACTGGCGCTGGATGCGCCGGAGGCGATCTTCGCCCGGCTTTCGGCCGACCAGAAGCTGACCCTGGTCCAGGCCCTGCAGGCCAAGGGCCACATCGTCGCGGTGACCGGCGACGGCGTGAACGACGCGCCGGCCCTGCGCGCCGCCGACATCGGCGTGGCCATGGGCCGAAGCGGCACCGATGTCGCGCGCGAGGCGGCCGATCTGGTGCTGCTGGACGACCACTTCGCCACCATCGTCGCCGCGGTGGAGGAGGGGCGCGCGGTCTATCAGAACCTGCGCAAGTTCATGACCTACATCCTCACCTCGAATATCCCGGAGATCGTGCCGTATCTGGCCTTCGTTCTATTCAGGATCCCGCTGCCGCTGACCGTGATCCAGATCCTGGTGGTAGACCTGGGCACCGACATGCTGCCGGCCCTGGCCCTCGGTGCCGAGCCGCCGCACCCGGGCCTGATGCGCGAGCCGCCGAGAAAACGCGGCGAGCGCCTGCTCACGCGCGGCCTCTTGCTGCGCGCCTATCTCTTCCTCGGGCTGATGGAAGCGGCGGCGGCCATGTCGGCCTTCTTCTTCGTGTTGCAGGCCGGTGGCTGGCAATACGGGCGAATGCTGGCTTGGGACGATCCGCTCTATCTGCAGGCCACGACGGCGACCCTGGCCGCGATCATCGTCATGCAGATGGTCAACGTCTTTCTCTGCCGCGATCCCCGGCAATCGGCGTTCCGCTTGGGCTGGCTAAGCAACCGACTAATCTATCTGGGGCTGGCGGCCGAGCTGGTGCTCATTCTCGTCATCGCCTATACGCCGCCCGGCCAGCGGCTGTTCGGCGCCGCGCCGTTGGGGTTCGAGGTCTGGCTTTATTTGCTGCCCTTCGCCCTGGCCATGCTGGTGCTGGAGGAGGCGCGCAAATGGCTGTGGCGGAGGCGGTCTGCGGCCCGGGGCTGA